One Tunturibacter gelidoferens genomic region harbors:
- a CDS encoding DUF1214 domain-containing protein, translated as MPCSSATHCKSYKLTVPQPVTGKLFWSVTVYDTDTRSQVQTDQARTSPKLSRPNSTSVPTLPQGHENQWIKTIPGKGWFVYFRVYGPEKAAFDGSWKPGDVEEVK; from the coding sequence CTGCCATGTTCAAGCGCGACCCATTGCAAGAGCTATAAGCTCACCGTTCCGCAGCCGGTAACGGGTAAGCTCTTCTGGTCCGTCACGGTCTATGACACCGACACTCGCAGCCAGGTCCAGACCGATCAGGCAAGGACGTCTCCAAAACTCAGCCGACCGAACTCTACTTCGGTCCCAACGCTCCCCCAGGGACATGAGAACCAGTGGATCAAAACAATCCCCGGCAAGGGCTGGTTTGTCTACTTCCGCGTCTACGGTCCTGAAAAAGCCGCCTTTGACGGAAGCTGGAAACCAGGCGACGTCGAAGAGGTGAAGTAA
- a CDS encoding response regulator transcription factor, producing MNQKSKVLVVEDDAGIRQSLFETLGALGFAVGEAHNGEEALVQLRMVSYDAVLLDINMPGMGGKDTCRRICQTFPGLPIIMLTVRDDEEDIVESLDAGAFDYVTKPFQIRELTARLRSVIRRRHAPMGEPDLISTVGDITLDANRRLVEKKGEQIHLAPKEYETLRCLMEHAGRPVKHENLLRSIWGPPYSNEREYLRVVINQLRKKIEDDPAHPIYILTESHIGYRFREE from the coding sequence GTGAATCAGAAAAGCAAGGTGCTCGTTGTTGAAGATGATGCAGGAATACGCCAGAGCCTGTTCGAAACCTTGGGGGCGCTAGGATTTGCAGTTGGGGAGGCTCATAACGGGGAAGAGGCCCTCGTGCAATTGCGCATGGTCAGCTATGACGCGGTCCTCCTCGATATCAACATGCCGGGCATGGGAGGGAAGGATACGTGTCGAAGAATCTGCCAAACCTTTCCGGGACTCCCGATCATCATGCTCACTGTTCGTGACGATGAAGAGGATATCGTCGAGTCGTTAGACGCGGGGGCTTTCGACTATGTCACGAAGCCGTTTCAGATTCGTGAGCTCACCGCAAGGTTACGATCAGTCATCCGGCGTCGCCATGCTCCGATGGGAGAACCAGATCTGATCAGCACGGTGGGCGACATCACGCTCGACGCCAATCGCCGCCTCGTCGAGAAAAAGGGTGAACAGATCCACCTCGCTCCAAAAGAATACGAGACCCTCCGTTGTTTGATGGAGCATGCCGGCAGACCCGTCAAGCACGAAAATCTGCTGCGATCTATCTGGGGACCGCCCTACAGCAACGAACGTGAATATTTGCGAGTTGTCATCAATCAACTGCGAAAGAAAATTGAAGACGACCCTGCACACCCCATTTATATCTTGACCGAGAGCCATATCGGCTATCGCTTCCGTGAAGAATAA
- a CDS encoding sensor histidine kinase, with protein sequence MIAKPIQVVLRRIAGGCAAGMLLTLLSYRLHFNLSAATSIQLFLVVVIALRWGLFEASAVSILSVACLDYFFTQPLFQFYITDSPDWIALLVFEATALVVSSLSDRVSHHARELERRQAQQQKLYELSQNILLLNRDDAVDQQLVDLIRSSLRVKGVALWNAYEVHQWKSGDCDFSDDEVRSAYFLETNDDDLSTGVSRRVLRLGTRPIGSLFLCGHSLDSASINAASSLAAVAIERARSFSTEANAEAAKQSEQLRSAILDGLAHAFKSPLTTIRASSSGLLAMNTLSGTEEKLVGLIDRHAGHLSDLATHLLLTAKLDSGDLKIKREQVDVARLIHSTITESSQELDGHSIDFQVSSGHNAVYGDGKLLQMALFQVLDNAAKYGRPNSQVAIAVHEEEAELVIRIKNEGSFIPDDEKEKVFQRFYRCSGSVKTISGTGIGLSVVRRIAEAHSGRTWVESDQVNGTTFAIALPRMAKEKA encoded by the coding sequence ATGATTGCCAAACCAATCCAGGTGGTCCTACGCAGGATTGCCGGTGGCTGTGCCGCTGGAATGCTGTTGACGCTTCTCTCCTACCGCCTTCACTTTAATCTCTCCGCCGCAACCTCCATCCAACTCTTTCTAGTGGTGGTCATCGCGCTTCGTTGGGGTTTATTCGAAGCGAGCGCCGTTTCAATTCTGTCCGTTGCCTGCCTCGACTACTTCTTCACCCAACCTTTGTTCCAGTTCTACATCACAGATTCGCCCGACTGGATCGCGCTGCTGGTCTTTGAAGCAACGGCTTTGGTCGTCAGTAGCCTCTCAGACCGAGTGAGCCACCACGCTCGTGAGTTAGAGCGGCGCCAGGCTCAACAGCAGAAGCTTTACGAACTCAGCCAGAATATTCTGCTCCTCAATCGGGACGACGCAGTCGATCAGCAACTCGTCGATCTCATACGCTCCAGCCTGCGAGTGAAAGGGGTAGCCCTTTGGAACGCGTATGAGGTGCATCAGTGGAAGAGTGGAGATTGTGATTTCTCCGATGACGAAGTGCGCTCCGCTTACTTTCTCGAAACAAATGACGATGACTTGAGCACAGGTGTTTCCCGGCGTGTCCTTCGACTAGGAACCCGGCCTATTGGATCCCTCTTCCTCTGCGGGCATTCGCTCGACTCTGCCTCGATCAATGCAGCCTCCTCGCTTGCCGCAGTTGCAATCGAAAGGGCACGCTCCTTCTCGACTGAAGCAAATGCAGAAGCGGCAAAACAAAGCGAGCAGCTACGCTCCGCCATATTGGATGGCCTGGCACATGCTTTCAAGAGCCCACTTACAACGATCAGAGCTTCGAGCTCCGGTCTGCTCGCGATGAACACCCTGTCGGGCACGGAAGAAAAGTTGGTTGGCTTGATTGATCGCCATGCGGGGCACCTTAGCGACCTCGCCACCCATCTGCTCCTTACCGCGAAGCTGGATAGCGGCGATCTAAAGATCAAGCGCGAGCAAGTCGACGTAGCTCGGTTGATACACAGCACCATTACGGAATCATCACAGGAACTGGATGGGCATTCCATTGACTTCCAGGTGAGCTCGGGGCACAACGCCGTATATGGAGATGGAAAGCTTCTTCAAATGGCCCTCTTCCAAGTCCTCGACAATGCTGCAAAGTACGGCCGTCCCAATTCTCAGGTGGCCATCGCGGTTCACGAAGAAGAAGCGGAACTGGTTATCAGGATCAAAAACGAAGGCTCGTTTATTCCGGATGACGAAAAAGAGAAGGTGTTTCAACGTTTTTATCGTTGCTCTGGGTCGGTGAAGACGATCTCCGGCACCGGGATCGGTCTCTCCGTAGTGAGGCGCATCGCTGAAGCGCATAGCGGGCGAACATGGGTTGAAAGCGATCAAGTGAATGGAACGACGTTCGCTATCGCACTACCCCGCATGGCAAAGGAGAAAGCGTGA
- a CDS encoding DUF3147 family protein, which yields MSEFVMRFLIGGAVVSLFAAIGDVLRPKSFAGLFGAAPSIALATVGLTTSKQGSQYAAAEAHSMIFGAIAFFIYAISVSRVLARYKTAALPTTIILMSVWFAVSIGLWRWWGRFS from the coding sequence ATGAGTGAATTTGTTATGAGATTTCTCATCGGCGGTGCTGTTGTCAGCTTGTTCGCGGCCATTGGCGACGTGCTGCGCCCAAAAAGCTTCGCCGGACTGTTTGGGGCTGCCCCGTCAATCGCTCTCGCCACAGTTGGTCTCACTACCTCCAAACAGGGTTCGCAATACGCAGCAGCTGAAGCTCACTCAATGATCTTTGGAGCGATCGCATTCTTCATCTATGCGATCTCTGTTTCGAGAGTATTGGCGCGATACAAGACAGCCGCACTCCCGACCACAATCATTCTGATGTCAGTGTGGTTTGCAGTATCGATTGGACTATGGCGATGGTGGGGAAGGTTTTCCTAA
- a CDS encoding inorganic diphosphatase yields MRSLVDPTKLKPVSKQDGMLQVIVETPKGSRNKFAFDPEQGIFALKKVLPAGMVFPYDFGFLPRTIADDGDPIDVLLLMDEPAFTGCAVHAILIGVIEGEQLDGKKKVRNDRLLAVAEANHSYANIRKLSDLPKQFLDELEDFFVNYHKLEGKKYKLLGCKDAKKARSLIEKARKAV; encoded by the coding sequence ATGAGATCGCTTGTCGATCCAACAAAGTTGAAACCCGTAAGCAAACAGGACGGGATGCTTCAGGTGATCGTCGAAACGCCTAAAGGTAGCCGGAATAAGTTTGCATTTGATCCCGAGCAGGGGATCTTTGCCCTGAAAAAGGTGTTGCCTGCGGGAATGGTATTTCCCTATGATTTCGGCTTTTTGCCTCGAACGATTGCGGACGACGGAGATCCGATCGACGTCCTCCTGTTGATGGACGAACCCGCTTTTACCGGCTGTGCTGTGCACGCGATTTTGATTGGCGTGATCGAAGGCGAGCAGTTAGATGGCAAGAAGAAGGTGCGGAATGACAGATTGCTTGCGGTGGCTGAGGCCAACCATAGCTACGCGAACATTCGAAAGCTGTCGGACCTGCCCAAGCAGTTTCTGGATGAGTTAGAAGATTTCTTTGTCAACTATCACAAACTTGAGGGCAAGAAATACAAGCTCCTGGGTTGTAAGGATGCCAAAAAAGCCCGCAGTCTGATCGAAAAAGCTCGCAAAGCAGTTTGA
- a CDS encoding DUF3147 family protein, whose amino-acid sequence MDFSSLRETQPHEYIIRFLFGGVCTVSAGLIAKRYGPGIGGLFLAFPAIFPASASLIENHEKKRKAEHGFNGTIRGRLAASIDASGASLGCIGLAMFALTLRMALPGHVALHTLVAASVVWITISSLLWSISRHRIFHKRKKLTDQRRQDV is encoded by the coding sequence ATGGATTTTTCCTCTTTGCGAGAGACTCAGCCCCACGAATACATCATAAGATTTCTGTTCGGCGGCGTGTGTACGGTCTCGGCTGGACTCATTGCGAAGCGTTATGGGCCGGGAATAGGTGGGCTTTTTCTCGCCTTTCCAGCCATCTTTCCTGCCAGCGCTAGCCTGATCGAGAACCACGAAAAGAAACGCAAGGCCGAACATGGTTTCAATGGAACGATTCGAGGTAGGCTTGCCGCAAGTATCGACGCCTCCGGCGCATCGCTCGGATGCATCGGCCTCGCAATGTTCGCTCTGACTCTGCGGATGGCCCTCCCCGGCCATGTTGCGCTTCACACCCTCGTAGCTGCCAGTGTTGTCTGGATTACCATCTCAAGTCTTTTGTGGAGTATTAGCCGACATCGGATCTTTCATAAGCGAAAGAAACTGACGGATCAGCGGCGCCAGGATGTTTGA
- a CDS encoding TonB-dependent receptor, with amino-acid sequence MAVSLQQQNEVQHTHRREGRSVLRRVSCSVISLIMCGLLLVAGPLAHAQSTFGSVRGNVVDASGAAIPDAQIVLHNSDENTERAVNTDTSGGFVFENVKAGKYTLRAHRDGFADTVVSGISVEARQDLRLGATLNVAAQSTTVEVSGAADQINTENGTISDSKTNIEMTQLPLNNRATTTSPLGALGLSPNVQTDSAGNIALGGASSSMVNFSVDGISTANVRQNGALQDAYPSQEGIAAVKVTAFNNSAEFSQVGDVTFTTKNGTSQYHGSVFEYLQNQALDADPYGASGKAPKKFNTFGFSLSGPIVIPHLYDGHSKTFFFADYEGNRRSTAVFQQYVVPTVADRSGNLSDIGGPTIPSTQISQTAKALLAYYPLPNVAGATNQTRAINYQNFQATPASTDGADIRVDQTISSKQSVYARFSRKNITTDFANLFLPDDSDSIHNRSLLISHTYTITPKLLNEFRYGFTNVTTNVNFPIQGSTALSQLDLTGVNISQHPLTHAFPTFNFSAGTPFPVIGRDKAGVTQSKTTQFSDNLTYSFGKHTVKGGIDIRRVRYFDLESFAPQFASDDFGAFIFQPSYGNAQGDQFTGNAFGDFLEGAPTTLYFAVSSPDVGGTATQYSFFAQDEFQVNSRLTLSYGLRWQILPGFQEDGGNLANFDQRNNSIVVPDALAGYLSSQNITSSNVAFQQSFNACPSGTAAGSTVHGLPCTGYITASQDGLPQSLRQTYKGDFQPRIAIAYRPFNDTKTVVRAGFGIYTMTNLGPLSFNNSGNPTSNLHTYSNSNSAGPNTPQIVFPNTAPSTSGGPTFGGGGLDQGVDPNFRDPQSNQWNVTVERQLSNATSLRASYAGMHTYRLSITEDLNQIPAGTIPYNTGATAGAFVDSRAPYQNWTTLLSTFNAGEANYHAFELQATHRLERGLYVDANYTYAKNEADNQGDAPSAFAGEVNYGLPIADRFHIKQNLGNVSGTRRNRMLFTGMYQLPFGKGRQYMSTSTAKDLFLGGWDLTTVTLLETGPWLTPSISGSADQSNTNVVNRSAVLRPDVVPKGMAGAVTYNNLSFLATPAGAGRFGNAGVGTIQGPGTATVSLGVAKRFAITEKVHARFETTFTNVLNHTNFAPPVTAIDNSLFGQLTGPQTAENAGNRTGQAALRIDF; translated from the coding sequence ATGGCGGTATCGCTTCAACAGCAGAACGAGGTTCAGCACACTCACAGGCGGGAGGGGCGGAGCGTTCTGAGACGCGTTTCATGCAGCGTCATCTCCCTGATTATGTGCGGCCTGTTGTTGGTTGCGGGGCCGTTAGCCCATGCGCAGTCGACGTTTGGAAGCGTCAGAGGCAATGTAGTGGACGCGAGCGGAGCGGCCATTCCAGATGCGCAGATTGTGCTGCACAACTCAGATGAAAATACAGAACGCGCGGTCAATACGGATACTTCAGGCGGCTTCGTCTTTGAGAACGTAAAGGCCGGCAAGTACACGCTACGTGCTCATCGCGATGGCTTTGCCGATACTGTTGTGTCGGGAATTTCAGTAGAAGCGCGACAGGACTTGAGACTTGGCGCCACACTCAACGTGGCGGCACAGTCGACAACTGTGGAGGTATCCGGTGCGGCGGACCAGATCAATACGGAAAATGGAACGATCAGCGATTCGAAGACGAATATCGAAATGACGCAGCTGCCCCTGAATAACCGCGCGACTACTACGAGTCCGCTCGGGGCGCTTGGCCTGTCTCCCAACGTTCAGACAGATAGTGCTGGCAATATCGCTCTCGGCGGAGCGAGCTCCTCAATGGTGAATTTCTCTGTCGATGGTATTTCAACTGCCAACGTGCGGCAGAATGGAGCGCTGCAGGACGCCTATCCTTCACAGGAAGGAATTGCTGCAGTTAAAGTGACCGCATTCAACAACAGTGCGGAGTTTTCCCAGGTTGGCGATGTGACATTCACCACCAAGAATGGGACAAGCCAGTATCACGGGAGTGTCTTCGAATATTTGCAAAATCAGGCGCTGGATGCCGATCCGTATGGCGCTAGCGGCAAAGCCCCCAAGAAGTTCAATACGTTTGGCTTCTCGTTGAGCGGGCCCATTGTGATTCCACATCTGTATGACGGGCACAGCAAGACGTTTTTCTTTGCGGACTATGAGGGCAACCGGCGCAGCACTGCGGTGTTCCAGCAATATGTAGTTCCGACGGTCGCAGACCGGAGCGGCAACCTCTCCGATATAGGTGGCCCTACAATTCCATCTACCCAGATTAGCCAGACAGCAAAGGCACTCCTCGCCTACTATCCATTGCCGAATGTGGCAGGCGCTACTAACCAGACGCGGGCCATCAACTATCAGAACTTTCAGGCGACGCCGGCAAGCACCGACGGCGCGGACATCCGGGTCGATCAGACGATCTCGTCCAAGCAATCGGTTTATGCGCGCTTTAGCCGCAAGAACATCACGACGGACTTCGCGAATCTTTTTCTGCCGGATGATTCGGATTCCATTCACAATCGGAGCTTGTTGATTTCGCACACCTACACGATTACTCCAAAGCTGCTGAATGAGTTCCGCTACGGCTTCACGAACGTTACGACCAACGTCAACTTCCCGATTCAAGGTTCCACTGCGCTGAGTCAGTTGGATCTGACTGGTGTGAATATCAGTCAGCATCCGCTAACCCACGCATTCCCTACCTTCAATTTCAGCGCGGGCACTCCGTTTCCAGTGATTGGAAGAGACAAGGCAGGGGTCACGCAGTCGAAGACGACGCAGTTCAGCGATAACCTGACTTACAGCTTCGGCAAGCACACGGTGAAGGGTGGGATCGATATCCGTCGGGTTCGATATTTCGATCTGGAGAGCTTTGCCCCACAGTTCGCCTCAGATGATTTCGGGGCCTTTATCTTTCAACCATCGTATGGAAACGCCCAAGGCGATCAATTTACGGGCAATGCCTTTGGTGACTTCCTCGAAGGCGCGCCAACCACACTTTACTTCGCTGTCTCGAGCCCGGATGTCGGAGGGACCGCCACGCAATATAGTTTCTTCGCTCAGGACGAATTCCAGGTGAACAGCCGGTTGACGCTCAGCTACGGTCTTCGCTGGCAGATTCTTCCCGGCTTTCAGGAGGACGGCGGCAATCTGGCAAACTTCGATCAACGAAATAACTCGATTGTCGTTCCTGATGCTTTGGCGGGATACCTTAGCAGCCAGAACATCACCTCTTCCAATGTTGCTTTCCAGCAGTCTTTCAATGCGTGCCCGTCCGGCACCGCGGCCGGATCGACCGTTCACGGGTTGCCGTGCACTGGATATATCACGGCCAGCCAGGATGGATTGCCGCAGAGTCTGCGCCAGACCTATAAAGGCGACTTCCAGCCGCGCATCGCGATTGCCTATCGTCCGTTCAACGACACCAAGACGGTGGTGCGTGCTGGATTTGGCATCTATACGATGACCAACCTGGGGCCACTTTCGTTCAACAACAGCGGCAACCCAACCTCAAATCTGCACACGTATTCCAACTCCAACAGCGCCGGACCGAACACGCCACAGATCGTGTTTCCGAATACTGCTCCCAGCACCTCCGGTGGTCCAACCTTCGGTGGCGGCGGACTGGATCAGGGAGTTGATCCCAACTTCCGCGACCCCCAGTCAAACCAATGGAACGTGACCGTGGAACGGCAGCTATCTAACGCAACATCGCTTCGCGCGAGCTACGCTGGCATGCACACCTACCGGTTGAGCATCACCGAGGATCTTAACCAGATTCCCGCCGGCACGATTCCGTACAATACGGGAGCAACGGCTGGGGCTTTCGTGGATTCCCGCGCGCCGTATCAGAATTGGACGACGCTGCTCAGCACGTTCAATGCAGGTGAGGCAAACTATCACGCGTTCGAGCTGCAGGCGACGCATCGTTTGGAGCGTGGGCTCTACGTGGATGCAAACTACACCTACGCAAAAAATGAGGCTGACAATCAGGGTGATGCACCGAGCGCGTTCGCCGGTGAGGTCAATTACGGACTTCCCATTGCCGATCGGTTTCATATCAAACAGAACCTCGGCAATGTTTCCGGCACTCGTCGCAACCGCATGCTGTTCACGGGGATGTATCAGCTGCCTTTTGGCAAGGGCCGACAGTACATGAGTACCAGCACAGCCAAGGATCTATTTCTCGGTGGCTGGGATCTGACAACCGTTACGCTGCTTGAGACGGGGCCCTGGCTTACGCCCAGTATCAGCGGCTCTGCCGATCAGTCGAACACGAACGTCGTCAATCGCAGCGCTGTGCTGCGTCCGGATGTGGTGCCGAAGGGTATGGCCGGAGCTGTGACCTACAACAACCTGTCCTTCCTGGCGACCCCGGCAGGAGCAGGTCGTTTCGGGAATGCAGGAGTTGGGACCATTCAGGGTCCTGGCACGGCTACGGTGAGCCTTGGTGTGGCAAAGCGGTTCGCTATCACCGAGAAGGTGCATGCGCGGTTCGAGACAACCTTCACGAACGTTCTGAACCACACCAACTTTGCGCCACCCGTGACGGCGATCGACAACTCGCTATTCGGGCAGCTGACCGGACCGCAAACGGCTGAGAACGCGGGAAATCGGACGGGACAGGCGGCGCTCAGAATCGATTTCTAA
- a CDS encoding rhamnogalacturonidase, producing MNNQRRSMLKFAPFALAGLTNKPVFGQTDSANPVMTPLFFDVRVYGATGSGRTLDSPGVNAAINAAAAAGGGTVVFPAGTYLCFSIRLRSQVHLYISQGATILAAASPLPGQTTGEMGGKYDAAEAKTAYDAYQDYGHNHWHNSLIWGEDLHNVGISGPGLIYGKGLSFGGWIKGERRGDYPIYEAEQPGVGNKAIALKNCRNVIFRDLNILKGGHFGLLLTGVDNLTIDNLTIDTDRDGIDLDCCKNVHVSNCIVNSPWDDGICPKSSYALGYARSTENVTITGCTVTGYYQLGSVLDGSYKIFPPGENIYRTGRIKCGTESNGGFRNITITNCVFEGCNSLSLESEDGALCEDITISNISMRNLIYGPLFFRLGARLRGPKDSTRVGVLRRILVSNIVSYNSEASIGNILSGIPDYPIEDIKIANFYMQHKGGISPEQAKIVPPEDVDKYPDPGVFGPMPAHGFFLRHLRHLEMSHVEIAPMAMDGRPAVVLEDVERADFFAITAPTSPPAFALRHAGDIRISLSRAAKDAILGRVVNETL from the coding sequence ATGAATAACCAGCGCCGCAGCATGCTCAAATTCGCTCCGTTTGCTCTCGCCGGGCTCACCAACAAGCCCGTTTTTGGCCAGACCGACTCAGCCAATCCTGTGATGACTCCTTTGTTCTTCGACGTTCGGGTTTATGGAGCGACCGGATCGGGCAGAACTCTGGATTCCCCGGGCGTTAACGCAGCGATTAACGCCGCAGCGGCTGCTGGGGGCGGGACGGTCGTATTTCCAGCCGGGACCTATCTCTGTTTTTCCATACGCCTCCGCAGCCAGGTGCATCTATATATCTCGCAAGGCGCAACCATCCTCGCTGCCGCCTCCCCGTTACCAGGTCAGACGACAGGTGAGATGGGAGGGAAGTACGACGCCGCGGAGGCGAAGACCGCATACGACGCCTACCAGGATTACGGTCACAACCACTGGCACAATTCACTGATCTGGGGAGAGGATCTCCATAACGTCGGAATCAGTGGTCCTGGCCTCATCTATGGCAAAGGGCTTTCGTTCGGTGGATGGATCAAGGGGGAGCGCCGCGGCGACTACCCGATCTACGAAGCAGAACAACCCGGCGTTGGCAACAAAGCCATTGCATTAAAGAACTGTCGTAATGTCATTTTTCGCGACCTCAATATCCTGAAGGGCGGCCACTTCGGCCTATTGCTTACCGGCGTAGACAATCTAACCATCGACAACCTTACAATCGACACCGATCGCGACGGGATCGATCTAGATTGTTGCAAGAACGTACACGTCTCGAACTGCATCGTGAATTCGCCCTGGGATGACGGGATCTGTCCTAAGTCGAGCTATGCGCTTGGTTATGCGCGATCGACGGAAAACGTCACCATCACGGGCTGCACTGTTACTGGCTACTACCAGCTAGGCAGTGTACTCGACGGAAGCTACAAGATCTTCCCGCCGGGCGAGAATATCTACCGTACCGGCCGTATCAAATGCGGGACCGAATCGAATGGCGGCTTCAGGAACATCACGATCACAAACTGCGTCTTCGAGGGTTGCAACAGCCTTTCGCTCGAGAGTGAAGATGGAGCTTTGTGCGAAGACATTACCATCTCTAACATCAGCATGCGCAATCTGATCTACGGGCCTTTGTTCTTCCGTCTCGGTGCGCGACTTCGTGGACCAAAAGATTCAACGAGAGTGGGCGTACTGCGTCGCATCCTGGTGTCCAACATCGTGTCCTATAACTCAGAAGCAAGCATCGGCAACATCCTCTCAGGAATTCCGGACTATCCGATAGAAGACATCAAGATCGCAAACTTTTACATGCAGCACAAGGGAGGGATTAGCCCCGAACAGGCGAAGATCGTGCCACCTGAGGATGTGGACAAGTATCCGGATCCGGGTGTATTCGGTCCCATGCCAGCGCATGGATTCTTCCTGCGACACCTGCGCCATCTTGAGATGAGCCATGTTGAGATCGCTCCTATGGCAATGGATGGGCGGCCCGCGGTCGTTCTCGAAGATGTGGAGCGTGCTGACTTTTTCGCGATTACCGCCCCAACTTCACCGCCCGCGTTCGCGTTACGCCACGCTGGAGATATACGCATCAGCCTGAGCCGCGCCGCCAAGGATGCGATTCTGGGCAGGGTAGTCAATGAAACACTCTAG
- a CDS encoding MBL fold metallo-hydrolase, producing MFRVALAATALTVALSLSSGSVLAQLPQPNGGTIERGTLPSHWLSQEPKCMEIPEWQVHEYNPNLYILRQSPCTDFEKPFIYLLFGKDKALLMDTGSRNGNLAPTLQVTVKNWLARNGRTSIPLIVVHSHEHEDHIWGDKELQAMNNPAMPVTFIPSEIEATKRFYGIEHWPTDIGHVDLGDRIIDLIPIPGHSAVSVALYDRNTAILLAGDTVYPGRLYIADFSAFQASVERLIEFTAGKPVAQILGNHIEQTSTPYLDYPVGTMYQPNEHELALSRGALLELKDALLSMHGTPKRLALRDLSVWPVGPNFMSPAEKAQFKIHEKEEKDKMWNHAPQ from the coding sequence ATGTTTCGAGTTGCTCTGGCTGCAACGGCACTGACCGTTGCGCTGTCTCTCTCGTCTGGGTCCGTGCTGGCGCAGCTTCCGCAGCCAAATGGCGGAACCATTGAGCGAGGTACTCTACCCTCTCACTGGCTATCTCAGGAGCCGAAGTGCATGGAAATTCCCGAGTGGCAGGTCCATGAGTACAACCCCAATCTCTACATCCTCCGGCAATCCCCTTGTACCGATTTTGAGAAGCCCTTTATCTATCTCCTGTTCGGCAAGGATAAGGCCCTTCTCATGGACACCGGCTCGCGCAACGGCAACCTGGCGCCGACGCTTCAAGTAACGGTCAAGAACTGGCTCGCACGCAACGGGCGCACCAGTATCCCGCTGATCGTGGTCCACTCTCACGAACACGAAGACCACATCTGGGGAGACAAGGAACTGCAGGCGATGAACAACCCCGCGATGCCGGTGACGTTCATCCCCTCGGAGATCGAAGCGACGAAGCGCTTTTACGGTATCGAACACTGGCCCACGGACATCGGACACGTAGACCTTGGCGACCGCATCATTGATCTCATTCCGATCCCCGGCCACAGCGCCGTGAGCGTCGCCCTTTACGATCGGAACACTGCAATCCTCCTCGCCGGAGACACCGTCTACCCAGGTCGACTCTACATAGCAGACTTCTCTGCCTTCCAAGCCAGCGTGGAGAGGTTGATCGAATTCACCGCGGGCAAACCAGTGGCGCAGATCCTCGGCAATCACATCGAGCAGACCAGCACCCCGTATCTCGACTATCCGGTCGGCACCATGTACCAGCCCAACGAACATGAACTTGCACTCTCACGCGGCGCTCTGCTCGAGCTGAAGGATGCCCTCCTCTCCATGCACGGGACCCCAAAGCGACTCGCGCTGCGGGATCTCTCCGTTTGGCCCGTCGGTCCAAACTTCATGAGCCCTGCAGAGAAAGCCCAATTCAAAATTCACGAAAAAGAAGAGAAAGACAAGATGTGGAACCACGCCCCTCAGTAG